From the genome of Effusibacillus lacus, one region includes:
- a CDS encoding DUF4227 family protein produces the protein MIISLRRITRWIHIVILVGLFSFVLFKMMEVVHVWMQPVNKYREPRGDSLKVNSDLNLEQRPGYLVDGIIQRLKVFYMTGE, from the coding sequence ATGATCATATCGCTGAGGCGAATCACCAGGTGGATTCATATTGTGATCCTGGTTGGCTTATTTTCTTTTGTGCTGTTCAAGATGATGGAGGTGGTGCATGTATGGATGCAGCCTGTCAACAAATACCGGGAACCCCGCGGGGATTCGCTGAAAGTAAACTCGGACCTGAACCTGGAGCAAAGACCGGGATACCTGGTTGACGGAATCATCCAAAGGCTTAAAGTCTTCTATATGACAGGGGAATAG
- a CDS encoding endonuclease Q family protein gives MDEGACKGREVMNSYFLDLHIHIGRTLGEQAVKITASRDLRFFEIVREAAERKGIDIVGIIDAASPPVLTEIQDLVRRGELVPLPGGGLNYKDKTTVLLGAEVETGGPRGGAAHFGIWMPDVDSMREFSSWLAERVTNPVLSSQRARCTALELQDKTAELKGMFIVNHAFTPHKSVYGNCVDRASEMLDLAKVTALELGLSADSELADLFSEHDHLTYVSNSDAHSLAKIGREYNRIQAAGTGFRDVKNALLRLEGHGVIGNYGLAPRLGKYHRTYCLECNEVVRADPPVFTCPLCGGSKVVPGVIDRIHAIADRTKPVHPGHRPPYHYQIPLEFIPGVGRKVMDRLLEAFGTEMNVLHQAREAELKDVVGERIARDIVSARNGTLRLVDGGGGKYGKVTL, from the coding sequence GTGGATGAAGGAGCGTGCAAAGGCAGAGAAGTGATGAACTCTTACTTTCTTGATCTGCATATTCATATCGGACGCACTCTGGGAGAGCAAGCGGTCAAGATCACCGCGTCCCGCGACCTGCGTTTCTTTGAAATTGTCAGGGAAGCTGCGGAACGCAAAGGGATCGACATTGTAGGGATCATTGATGCCGCTTCGCCTCCTGTCCTGACCGAAATTCAGGATCTGGTACGGAGAGGGGAACTGGTTCCGCTTCCCGGTGGAGGCTTGAATTATAAGGACAAGACCACGGTTCTGCTGGGAGCGGAAGTTGAAACCGGCGGACCCCGTGGGGGAGCGGCCCATTTTGGAATCTGGATGCCCGATGTGGATTCCATGCGGGAATTCTCCTCCTGGCTGGCGGAAAGAGTTACAAACCCGGTGTTGTCCTCTCAGCGTGCCCGCTGTACTGCTTTGGAATTACAGGACAAAACGGCTGAACTGAAAGGAATGTTTATTGTCAATCACGCTTTCACCCCGCACAAGAGCGTCTATGGCAACTGTGTGGACAGAGCCAGTGAGATGCTGGATCTTGCGAAAGTGACCGCCCTTGAATTGGGGTTGTCAGCCGACAGCGAATTGGCCGACTTGTTTTCCGAACATGACCATCTCACTTACGTATCCAACTCCGATGCCCACTCGCTTGCCAAGATCGGAAGAGAGTACAACAGGATCCAGGCTGCGGGGACCGGTTTTCGTGATGTGAAGAACGCGCTTTTGCGTCTTGAGGGGCATGGAGTAATTGGCAATTATGGATTGGCCCCGCGTTTGGGAAAATACCATCGGACCTATTGTCTGGAATGCAATGAAGTGGTGCGGGCCGACCCGCCTGTTTTTACCTGTCCTTTGTGCGGCGGGAGCAAGGTCGTGCCGGGGGTGATTGACAGGATCCATGCGATTGCCGATCGCACCAAACCTGTGCATCCGGGTCACAGACCCCCCTACCATTACCAGATTCCCTTGGAGTTCATCCCGGGAGTGGGCAGAAAGGTCATGGACAGGCTGCTGGAGGCTTTCGGTACAGAGATGAATGTGCTGCATCAGGCAAGGGAAGCGGAACTGAAAGACGTGGTCGGAGAGCGAATCGCAAGAGACATTGTCAGTGCGAGAAACGGGACTTTAAGACTTGTTGACGGTGGGGGCGGCAAGTATGGAAAAGTTACATTGTGA
- the ald gene encoding alanine dehydrogenase has protein sequence MIIGVPKEIKNNENRVAITPAGVEALKNNGHDVYIERSAGLGSGFADEEYTAKGAVILDSAAEVWAKADMVMKVKEPLPEEYGYFREGLILFTYLHLAPEPELTKALLDKGVVAIAYETIQLEDRSLPLLMPMSEVAGRMAVQIGAQFLEKPYGGKGILLGGVPGVPPAEVVIIGGGVVGTNAAKMALGTGARVTILDINPDRLRYLDDIFGGRLTTVMSNSYNIEQAVRKADLLIGAVLIPGARAPKLVKEYMVQGMSKGSVIVDVAIDQGGSIETIDRVTTHSEPTYEKHGVVHYAVANMPGAVARTSTFALTNVTLSYALQLANKGYKAAIAENKALALGVNIINGKVTYEAVATALGHTYVPLEQAL, from the coding sequence TTGATCATCGGAGTGCCGAAAGAAATAAAAAACAACGAGAACCGGGTGGCGATCACGCCTGCCGGTGTGGAAGCGTTAAAGAACAACGGACACGATGTGTACATTGAGAGATCGGCCGGTCTTGGATCCGGATTTGCCGACGAAGAGTATACGGCAAAAGGAGCGGTGATTCTGGACTCGGCAGCGGAAGTTTGGGCCAAGGCCGATATGGTGATGAAAGTGAAAGAACCTCTGCCGGAAGAGTACGGGTATTTCCGGGAGGGGCTGATTCTTTTTACCTATCTGCACCTGGCTCCCGAACCGGAATTGACAAAAGCTCTGCTGGATAAGGGGGTTGTGGCGATTGCCTATGAGACTATCCAGTTGGAGGACCGTTCCTTGCCTTTGCTGATGCCGATGAGTGAAGTGGCAGGCCGTATGGCGGTGCAAATTGGTGCCCAATTTCTGGAAAAACCTTACGGTGGAAAAGGAATTCTCCTGGGAGGAGTCCCCGGAGTGCCGCCTGCGGAGGTTGTAATTATCGGCGGGGGTGTGGTTGGCACCAATGCGGCCAAAATGGCGCTTGGAACCGGTGCACGTGTGACGATTCTGGATATCAACCCGGACCGTCTCCGGTATCTGGATGATATTTTCGGCGGGCGGCTCACCACTGTGATGTCCAATTCCTACAACATTGAACAGGCTGTTCGCAAAGCGGACCTGTTGATTGGCGCCGTATTGATTCCAGGTGCCCGGGCTCCAAAACTGGTTAAGGAATACATGGTGCAAGGGATGTCGAAAGGATCCGTCATCGTGGACGTAGCTATTGATCAGGGCGGTTCGATCGAAACCATCGATCGTGTCACCACCCACTCCGAACCTACTTACGAAAAGCATGGAGTCGTCCATTACGCGGTGGCCAACATGCCGGGGGCTGTAGCCCGCACTTCCACTTTCGCCCTGACAAACGTCACCTTGAGTTATGCGCTGCAGTTGGCGAACAAAGGATACAAAGCAGCCATTGCCGAGAACAAGGCACTTGCCTTGGGTGTCAACATTATAAATGGAAAAGTCACCTACGAAGCGGTGGCAACCGCTCTCGGCCATACATATGTCCCGTTGGAACAGGCCCTTTAA
- a CDS encoding NUDIX domain-containing protein yields MNHKHLAEPTVSTEKIFEGKIISLYVDTVTLPNGKQATREIVHHPGAVAVLALTEKDRVILVRQFRKPCDRTLVEIPAGKLEPGEDPAECAKRELLEETGYTAKEWRHLHSMYTSPGFADEKIHLYLAKGLTKGQQELDADEFLDLMEADMAEAERLLASGEIADAKTMVALYWWMKERAKAEK; encoded by the coding sequence ATGAACCATAAACACCTGGCGGAACCCACCGTTTCAACTGAGAAAATCTTTGAAGGAAAAATCATATCCCTGTATGTGGATACAGTGACCTTGCCAAACGGCAAACAGGCAACCCGTGAAATCGTGCATCATCCGGGAGCCGTTGCGGTGTTGGCCCTAACAGAGAAGGACCGGGTGATTCTTGTTCGTCAGTTTCGCAAGCCCTGTGACCGGACACTTGTGGAAATCCCGGCCGGAAAACTGGAACCGGGAGAGGACCCGGCCGAATGCGCCAAGCGCGAATTGTTGGAGGAGACAGGATACACGGCGAAAGAATGGCGTCATTTGCATTCCATGTATACTTCCCCCGGTTTTGCCGATGAGAAGATTCACTTGTATCTGGCCAAAGGGTTGACCAAGGGCCAACAGGAACTGGATGCGGACGAGTTCCTTGACCTGATGGAAGCAGACATGGCGGAAGCGGAGCGGCTGCTCGCTTCCGGCGAAATTGCCGATGCCAAGACGATGGTGGCTTTGTATTGGTGGATGAAGGAGCGTGCAAAGGCAGAGAAGTGA
- the xerD gene encoding site-specific tyrosine recombinase XerD, with the protein MDRLIERFIHYLAVERGLSQNTLESYQRDLIAYTEFLRKNGISDINQTRRANIIAYLAEMQKMGRATSTISRTLASTRAFYGFLLRDGLIDGDPTSNLESPKIEKRLPQVLSVKDVEVLLESPDLRTHTGLRDKAMLELLYASGIRVSELVSLNLEDVNLNMGFLKCYGKGAKERIIPLGGVALKMLGEYLNRARHKLVRDETELSLFVNHHGQRLTRQGFWKIIKKYAKTANIQIKITPHTLRHSFATHLLENGADLRSVQEMLGHADISTTQIYTHITKSRLKEVYAKTHPRA; encoded by the coding sequence ATGGACAGGTTGATCGAACGGTTTATCCATTATCTTGCAGTTGAACGGGGCCTTTCGCAAAATACGCTGGAATCGTACCAGAGGGACCTGATTGCATATACCGAATTTTTAAGAAAAAACGGGATATCCGACATCAACCAGACACGCCGTGCGAACATTATCGCCTATCTGGCGGAGATGCAGAAAATGGGACGAGCCACTTCCACGATTTCCCGTACTTTGGCCAGTACCCGGGCATTCTACGGGTTCTTGCTGCGGGACGGACTGATTGATGGGGACCCCACATCCAATTTGGAATCGCCTAAGATTGAGAAACGACTGCCGCAGGTGTTGTCTGTGAAGGATGTGGAAGTGCTTCTCGAATCACCCGATTTGAGAACACACACGGGATTGCGGGACAAGGCCATGTTGGAGCTGCTGTATGCCTCCGGCATCCGGGTATCGGAGCTGGTTTCGCTCAATCTGGAGGACGTGAATTTGAATATGGGCTTTCTCAAGTGCTACGGCAAAGGGGCCAAGGAACGGATCATCCCTCTGGGTGGCGTAGCTCTCAAGATGTTGGGCGAATATCTGAATCGGGCAAGACATAAACTGGTCCGGGATGAAACGGAACTTTCCCTGTTCGTGAATCACCACGGGCAGCGGCTGACCCGTCAGGGTTTTTGGAAGATTATCAAAAAATACGCGAAAACGGCCAACATTCAAATCAAAATTACACCGCATACCCTGCGGCATTCCTTTGCCACCCACTTGTTGGAAAACGGAGCGGACCTTCGGTCCGTTCAAGAGATGTTGGGACATGCGGATATCTCTACAACGCAGATCTATACGCATATCACGAAATCCCGGCTGAAAGAAGTCTACGCAAAAACTCATCCCCGGGCTTAA
- a CDS encoding RNHCP domain-containing protein → MSETPKFTVRNESFTCIRCGTEVRPLASGGCRNHCPECFYSLHLDVNPGDRASECKGILEPVAIESHSKKGYMIVHQCQKCGHRTRNKVALEDTDQPDNLSRLLELMQNPPRV, encoded by the coding sequence ATGAGCGAAACACCGAAGTTTACCGTTCGAAACGAATCTTTTACCTGCATCCGGTGTGGAACCGAAGTCCGACCGCTTGCCTCAGGGGGATGCAGGAACCACTGTCCCGAATGCTTTTACTCGCTGCATCTGGATGTGAATCCCGGTGACCGGGCTTCCGAATGCAAAGGGATTCTGGAACCGGTTGCGATTGAATCCCACAGCAAAAAAGGGTACATGATTGTCCATCAATGTCAAAAATGCGGACACCGGACCCGAAATAAAGTGGCCTTGGAGGATACCGATCAACCGGACAACCTCAGCCGTTTGCTGGAACTGATGCAAAACCCTCCCCGCGTTTGA
- the fur gene encoding ferric iron uptake transcriptional regulator, which produces MLDRLNQIKEQLHSKSFKLTPQREATLKVLLENEEAHLSAEEIFMLVKQKAPDIGLATVYRTLDLLSDLKIIEKLNFGDGMARYEFRSDDHPHHHHHLICLNCNRFFEIEDLLDSLEEKVEREHKFKIIDHRVSFLGYCEDCRGEMEEKHSN; this is translated from the coding sequence ATGCTAGATCGATTAAACCAGATAAAGGAGCAACTGCATTCGAAGTCGTTCAAGCTTACCCCACAGCGGGAAGCCACCCTGAAAGTGCTGCTGGAAAATGAAGAAGCCCACCTCAGTGCGGAAGAAATCTTCATGTTGGTCAAACAAAAGGCGCCGGACATCGGATTGGCTACGGTTTACCGCACATTGGACCTTTTGAGTGATTTGAAGATCATTGAGAAACTGAACTTCGGCGACGGCATGGCCCGTTACGAATTTCGCTCCGATGATCATCCGCATCACCATCATCACCTTATTTGCCTGAATTGCAACCGGTTCTTCGAAATTGAGGATCTTTTGGACTCCCTTGAGGAAAAGGTGGAGAGGGAACACAAATTCAAAATTATCGACCATCGTGTCAGTTTTCTCGGTTATTGCGAGGACTGCCGTGGTGAAATGGAGGAAAAGCACTCGAACTGA
- the serC gene encoding 3-phosphoserine/phosphohydroxythreonine transaminase, with amino-acid sequence MLKQVHRAYNFNAGPSALPLPVLQKAQEELVDFRGSGMSVMELSHRSALYEEVHNEAISLLKELYGIPEEYHVLFLQGGASLQFSMVPMNFLPADKKAGYVMTGAWAEKALAEAKLIGEVFEAASTKEEAYRRIPQFDELKYEAGTAYLHLTSNNTIYGTQWTDFPDTGDVPLIADMSSDILCKPVDVSKFALIYAGAQKNLGPSGVTVVILRPDMLERASKNLPTMLRYATHVKNNSLYNTPPTFGIYMLGEVLKWVKTMGGTRELERLNREKANLIYDAIDNSNGFYRGHAEPGSRSLMNITFRLQSEELEKKFLADAKKEGFVGLNGHRSVGGCRASAYNAVPREACQALRDFMIRFQTENA; translated from the coding sequence GTGCTGAAGCAGGTTCATCGAGCTTACAATTTCAATGCGGGTCCTTCCGCGCTTCCGCTGCCCGTTCTGCAAAAGGCGCAGGAAGAACTGGTCGATTTTCGCGGTTCCGGAATGTCCGTAATGGAACTCAGTCATCGAAGCGCGCTCTATGAAGAAGTTCATAATGAGGCGATCTCGCTTTTGAAGGAATTGTATGGAATTCCAGAGGAGTATCATGTGCTGTTCCTGCAAGGCGGCGCCAGCTTGCAGTTCAGCATGGTGCCAATGAATTTCCTGCCGGCGGACAAGAAGGCCGGCTATGTGATGACCGGGGCCTGGGCGGAAAAAGCTTTGGCAGAAGCGAAGTTGATCGGAGAAGTATTTGAAGCGGCCAGTACCAAAGAGGAAGCGTACCGCCGAATTCCACAGTTTGATGAACTGAAGTACGAAGCGGGTACCGCCTATCTGCATCTTACATCGAACAATACCATCTACGGTACGCAATGGACCGATTTTCCCGATACGGGCGATGTGCCTTTGATTGCCGACATGTCCAGTGACATTTTGTGCAAACCGGTGGATGTCTCCAAATTTGCCTTGATCTATGCCGGTGCCCAGAAGAATCTGGGACCTTCCGGCGTTACCGTGGTGATTCTCCGACCCGACATGCTGGAACGGGCTTCCAAGAATTTGCCGACCATGCTGCGGTACGCCACCCATGTCAAGAACAATTCCCTCTACAATACACCGCCCACCTTCGGAATTTACATGCTTGGAGAAGTTTTGAAATGGGTCAAGACAATGGGAGGAACCCGCGAACTGGAACGACTCAACCGGGAGAAAGCTAACTTGATCTATGACGCAATTGATAACAGCAACGGCTTCTATCGTGGTCATGCGGAACCCGGCAGCCGATCGCTGATGAATATTACCTTCCGCTTGCAATCGGAGGAGCTGGAAAAGAAATTTTTGGCAGATGCCAAAAAAGAAGGCTTTGTCGGCCTGAATGGACACCGTTCCGTCGGCGGCTGCCGGGCTTCCGCCTACAACGCGGTTCCGCGTGAAGCGTGCCAGGCGTTGAGAGATTTCATGATCCGTTTCCAAACCGAGAATGCTTGA
- the spoIIM gene encoding stage II sporulation protein M, protein MVRSMKLAAARYMQENAKLFVYTIILFIVGVLFGAIVVNALANGQKADLFTYLRGFFGLVNDNHLPDSAYVTWHSIATNLKMLGLIWILGLSIIGLPLIVVLIFLKGFTIGFTVGFLVENFASKGLMFAVLAVLPQNLIIVPSLIIAGVAGTAFSLMLVRSRFTQNIPLYQKFLSYTGLVLVLAVFMIVASFVEGYVSPLLMKMITPHL, encoded by the coding sequence ATGGTTCGGAGTATGAAACTTGCTGCCGCCCGATATATGCAGGAAAACGCCAAACTGTTTGTCTATACGATCATTTTGTTTATTGTGGGAGTCCTATTCGGTGCGATTGTGGTAAACGCTCTGGCGAACGGACAGAAAGCGGATCTGTTTACCTATTTAAGAGGTTTTTTCGGTCTGGTGAATGATAACCATCTGCCCGATTCGGCGTATGTGACCTGGCACTCGATCGCAACCAACCTGAAAATGCTGGGGCTTATCTGGATCCTGGGTCTTTCCATTATCGGCCTGCCCTTGATTGTAGTCCTAATCTTTCTGAAAGGGTTTACCATCGGTTTTACGGTTGGGTTCCTGGTTGAAAACTTCGCCAGCAAAGGGTTGATGTTTGCCGTTCTGGCCGTACTGCCGCAGAACCTGATCATCGTACCCAGCCTGATCATAGCCGGGGTTGCAGGCACAGCCTTCTCCCTTATGCTGGTCAGATCCCGCTTTACCCAGAACATCCCGCTATATCAGAAATTCCTTTCCTACACCGGACTTGTGTTGGTGTTGGCAGTTTTCATGATAGTTGCATCCTTTGTCGAAGGCTATGTCAGCCCGTTACTGATGAAAATGATTACCCCCCATCTGTAG